A part of Kitasatospora acidiphila genomic DNA contains:
- a CDS encoding alpha/beta fold hydrolase: MLSIENGRKRRFVAGMAAAVGTTVAIGAFAFTATADAATDPAAADRGPKPTVVLEHGAFADASSWDGVIARLRHDGYPVVAAANPLRGPASDAAALRSLVDHIKGPIVLVGHSYGGSVISEAAVGEPRVKALVYVAAFLPAPGESALQLTNQFPGSTLSGTLDPVPYANADGSTGTDLYIQQDKFRAQFAADVPADRAALAAAAQRPIAQAALTEKATSAAWKTVPSWDIVTTQDLNIPPAAQEFMAERAHAHTTEVAASHSVAVSHPDLVAGVIEKAARATR, translated from the coding sequence ATGTTGAGCATCGAGAACGGCCGCAAGCGGCGGTTCGTCGCCGGGATGGCCGCTGCGGTCGGCACCACCGTGGCGATCGGCGCTTTCGCCTTCACCGCCACCGCTGACGCGGCGACCGACCCGGCGGCGGCCGACCGCGGCCCGAAGCCGACCGTCGTCCTGGAGCACGGTGCGTTCGCCGACGCCTCCAGCTGGGACGGCGTCATCGCCAGGCTGCGCCACGACGGCTACCCGGTGGTGGCCGCCGCCAACCCGCTGCGCGGTCCGGCCTCCGACGCCGCCGCGCTGCGCAGTCTCGTCGACCACATCAAGGGCCCCATCGTCCTCGTCGGCCACTCCTACGGCGGCTCGGTCATCAGTGAGGCCGCCGTCGGTGAGCCGCGGGTCAAGGCCCTCGTCTACGTCGCCGCGTTCCTGCCCGCGCCGGGCGAGTCCGCACTGCAACTGACCAACCAGTTCCCCGGCTCCACCCTGTCCGGCACGCTGGACCCGGTGCCGTACGCGAACGCCGACGGCAGCACCGGCACCGACCTGTACATCCAACAGGACAAGTTCCGCGCCCAGTTCGCCGCCGACGTCCCGGCCGACCGAGCCGCGCTGGCGGCCGCGGCGCAGCGGCCGATCGCGCAGGCCGCGCTGACGGAGAAGGCCACCTCCGCCGCCTGGAAGACCGTCCCCAGCTGGGACATCGTCACCACCCAGGACCTGAACATCCCGCCTGCGGCCCAGGAGTTCATGGCCGAGCGCGCTCACGCCCACACCACCGAGGTGGCCGCGTCCCACTCCGTCGCGGTGTCCCACCCCGACCTGGTGGCCGGCGTCATCGAGAAGGCCGCCCGGGCCACCCGCTGA
- a CDS encoding helix-turn-helix domain-containing protein, producing the protein MARLAATGHPNAEIGAQLFLSPRTVEWHLRKVFAKLGISSRREIAGAFSDR; encoded by the coding sequence ATAGCCCGACTCGCGGCCACCGGGCACCCGAACGCGGAGATCGGCGCGCAGTTGTTCCTCAGCCCTCGCACGGTCGAGTGGCACCTGCGCAAGGTCTTCGCCAAGCTGGGGATCTCCTCCCGTCGTGAGATCGCCGGCGCTTTCTCCGATCGGTGA